The following are from one region of the Synergistaceae bacterium genome:
- a CDS encoding ATP-binding cassette domain-containing protein — translation MTAENHSLIEARGLKKYFKVSKGNLHAVDNVNFEIKQGTTLGVVGESGCGKSTLGRTILRLIEPTAGEIFYNGENIVGFSPKKMREMRKNMQIIFQDPYSSINPRMSVSEIVAEFMVVNKTCSSKRELRERTSELMEIVGLAERLADAYPHELDGGRRQRIGIARALSLNPKFIVCDEPVSALDVSIQAQILNLLMDLQDEYALTYMFITHNLSVVKHISDEIMVMYLGHCVEKAPSKELFKNPLHPYTKALLSAIPIPDIDRRKKEIHPIKGEVTSPINPKPGCRFAPRCPLVSSECTGKDIELRDFGNSHLCACVMI, via the coding sequence GTGACTGCGGAAAACCATTCTCTCATAGAAGCAAGGGGCCTGAAAAAGTATTTTAAGGTGTCCAAGGGAAACCTGCATGCCGTAGACAATGTCAACTTCGAAATAAAGCAGGGGACCACTCTTGGCGTGGTGGGCGAGTCGGGCTGCGGAAAGAGCACCCTCGGGAGGACGATACTTCGCTTAATAGAGCCGACCGCGGGCGAGATATTCTACAACGGGGAGAACATCGTCGGGTTCAGCCCCAAGAAGATGCGCGAGATGAGAAAGAATATGCAGATCATCTTCCAGGATCCCTACTCGAGCATTAACCCGCGCATGTCCGTCTCCGAGATCGTCGCAGAATTCATGGTCGTAAACAAGACCTGCTCTTCGAAAAGGGAGCTGAGGGAAAGAACCTCGGAGCTGATGGAAATAGTCGGGCTTGCCGAGCGCCTCGCCGACGCTTATCCCCACGAGCTTGACGGGGGGCGTCGCCAGAGAATAGGGATTGCACGCGCCCTTTCCTTGAACCCGAAGTTCATCGTCTGCGACGAGCCGGTCTCCGCCCTGGACGTATCCATACAGGCGCAGATCTTGAACCTGCTCATGGACCTGCAGGACGAATACGCCCTCACCTACATGTTCATCACCCACAACCTCTCGGTGGTCAAGCATATATCGGACGAGATAATGGTCATGTACCTGGGGCACTGCGTCGAGAAAGCGCCCTCGAAGGAGCTATTCAAAAACCCGCTTCATCCTTACACCAAGGCGCTGCTGTCGGCTATTCCCATCCCGGACATAGACAGGCGAAAAAAAGAGATCCACCCGATAAAGGGCGAGGTCACAAGCCCGATCAACCCCAAACCCGGCTGTCGTTTTGCTCCAAGGTGTCCTCTGGTCTCGAGCGAATGCACCGGGAAGGACATAGAGCTAAGAGATTTCGGGAACAGCCACCTATGTGCCTGCGTGATGATCTGA
- a CDS encoding ABC transporter permease, producing MHRYVFKRILMLFPVLIGVIVIIFFIMYLTPGDPASIILGPTAPEEAVEKLNHELGYYDPFIVRLTNYVVNLVSKLDFGNSYRSKKPVLDEILKRMPISLLVAFNGILFASIVGITVGVISAVKQNTIWDTGPTVIAMFFAAMPLFWLGMVLLFFFSLKLGWFPSYGVGSWKGYVLPALAIGLPYASRQMRFTRSSMLECIREDYVRTARAKGAPERIVIWKHALKNALLPVITVMGNNFGALFGGAVVTETLFSIPGIGSYMVMGITTRDLPVVTGCAITIAFIYSLVMLWVDLMYAFVDPRIKAKYSD from the coding sequence ATGCATCGCTATGTTTTTAAACGAATATTGATGTTATTCCCTGTGCTCATAGGTGTAATAGTCATCATTTTCTTCATAATGTATCTGACCCCGGGCGACCCCGCAAGCATCATCCTGGGGCCGACGGCCCCGGAGGAAGCTGTCGAAAAGCTCAATCACGAACTGGGATACTACGACCCCTTTATCGTGCGGCTGACCAATTACGTGGTAAACCTGGTCAGCAAACTGGACTTCGGCAACTCGTACAGATCAAAGAAACCTGTGCTTGACGAGATCCTGAAGCGCATGCCCATCTCCCTGCTGGTGGCTTTCAACGGAATACTGTTCGCTTCGATCGTGGGCATCACGGTCGGAGTTATCTCCGCCGTGAAGCAAAACACGATCTGGGACACGGGACCGACCGTGATCGCCATGTTCTTTGCCGCCATGCCCCTGTTCTGGCTGGGAATGGTGCTGCTCTTTTTCTTCTCGCTCAAACTCGGTTGGTTCCCCTCCTACGGGGTTGGTTCATGGAAAGGGTATGTCCTGCCCGCGCTCGCGATAGGCCTGCCCTACGCGTCGAGGCAGATGCGCTTCACCCGGTCCAGCATGCTGGAGTGCATCAGGGAGGACTACGTGAGGACCGCCAGGGCCAAGGGCGCCCCGGAACGGATTGTAATATGGAAACACGCCCTGAAAAATGCGCTGCTGCCCGTCATCACGGTCATGGGCAACAACTTCGGCGCCCTTTTCGGAGGGGCCGTCGTAACGGAAACCCTCTTCTCCATTCCCGGGATCGGCTCGTACATGGTCATGGGGATTACTACCCGCGACCTTCCCGTAGTCACCGGATGCGCAATTACGATAGCCTTCATTTACAGCCTTGTAATGCTGTGGGTCGACCTGATGTACGCCTTTGTCGACCCCCGTATCAAGGCTAAATATTCGGACTGA
- a CDS encoding ABC transporter ATP-binding protein: MDDYLLKVDDLSVIYKTDLEIVYAVNNISFSMKKGDTLGLVGETGAGKTTTALTLMRLLPGITGKVSTGSVHFEGKNLLELPEGRMQSIRGEKISMIFQDPMTSLNPVFTVNEQISETLELHNSMNRTKEEIQDRVDEVLSMVGISPDRKKEYPHQFSGGMKQRVVIAMALACEPMLLIADEPTTALDVTIQEQVLFLMRDLRDRLNTAMIMITHDLGIVAQTCDNVAVMYAGEIVEYGTAYDIFKGERHHPYTTGLFNSIPDLESESKRLAPVPGLIPDPTDLPGGCKFHPRCPHVMEICERVHPSYSNNGSHRVLCHLYAGGD, from the coding sequence ATGGATGACTACCTGTTGAAAGTCGACGACCTGTCCGTCATATACAAAACAGATTTAGAGATTGTATACGCTGTGAACAACATATCCTTTTCAATGAAAAAGGGAGACACCCTTGGCCTTGTCGGCGAGACGGGGGCGGGAAAGACCACGACCGCGCTGACGCTGATGCGTCTCCTCCCCGGGATCACGGGAAAAGTATCGACAGGCTCCGTTCATTTCGAAGGGAAAAACCTCCTGGAGTTGCCGGAAGGGCGGATGCAGTCCATCCGCGGCGAGAAGATCAGCATGATCTTCCAGGACCCAATGACGAGCCTCAACCCGGTCTTCACCGTGAACGAGCAGATATCCGAAACACTCGAACTGCATAACAGCATGAACAGGACGAAAGAAGAAATTCAAGACAGGGTGGACGAAGTGCTCAGCATGGTCGGCATATCTCCGGACAGAAAAAAGGAATACCCGCACCAGTTCTCCGGTGGCATGAAACAGCGGGTGGTAATAGCAATGGCCCTGGCCTGCGAGCCCATGTTGCTGATCGCGGACGAGCCCACAACGGCCCTGGACGTGACCATACAGGAACAGGTCCTGTTTCTGATGCGCGATCTCAGGGATCGCCTGAACACCGCCATGATCATGATCACCCATGACCTGGGGATAGTAGCTCAGACCTGCGACAATGTGGCGGTCATGTACGCGGGCGAGATAGTAGAATATGGCACGGCCTACGATATCTTCAAGGGAGAACGCCACCACCCCTACACCACGGGGCTGTTCAATTCGATCCCGGACTTGGAGAGCGAGTCCAAAAGGCTCGCCCCCGTGCCCGGCCTCATCCCCGACCCGACCGACCTTCCCGGGGGATGCAAATTCCACCCCAGGTGTCCTCATGTGATGGAAATCTGCGAACGCGTGCATCCTTCATATTCGAACAACGGCTCTCATAGGGTTTTATGTCATCTCTACGCAGGGGGTGATTGA
- a CDS encoding DUF1446 domain-containing protein, whose protein sequence is MGLVGINEQAYRDAFRFGIDSIAADAGSLDPGPFYLGEGLPHVPRFQMKNDCRIMMEGLEITKTPIVMGSAGGSGGRPHIDWHLDIMREIAEEKGKKYKIAIIDTTLDKEYLKKRARQERIEGCQHNQILTEEMIEDATEIVAQVGVESIIKALDLNPDIVLAGRANDNACFAAEPVRQGFDKGLALHAGKILECGSASALPKPGSKIMRTPMIASLEENSFTIEPATDDWYCTVRSVSGHEFYERTHPQIQLEPGGTLDMSASFKTRVNDRSVRVEGSAWIDDTESYKVKLEGARRVGFRSLFMTTARDPNFIRQLDYVFDFTRERIRDKFAPMGLELDKDYHVIFRVYGKNAAMGPYEPLAAQVGHEVGLSMEIVAPTQEMAHEIAYFGKYGLVWCNYPGRTTISGNVAYVYSPSIVNIEPAYELSVHHILPVPADQSLFQIKITEVG, encoded by the coding sequence ATGGGTTTGGTGGGAATCAATGAACAGGCGTACAGGGACGCATTTCGTTTCGGGATCGACTCCATAGCGGCCGATGCGGGGTCACTTGACCCCGGCCCCTTTTATCTGGGTGAAGGCCTTCCTCATGTCCCCAGGTTCCAGATGAAAAACGACTGCCGGATAATGATGGAGGGACTGGAGATAACAAAGACCCCGATCGTGATGGGCAGCGCCGGAGGCTCCGGCGGCAGGCCGCACATAGACTGGCATCTTGATATAATGCGCGAGATAGCCGAGGAGAAGGGGAAAAAATATAAAATAGCCATCATTGATACCACCCTGGACAAGGAATACCTGAAGAAGAGGGCCCGCCAGGAGAGAATTGAAGGATGCCAGCACAACCAGATCCTGACGGAAGAGATGATCGAGGATGCCACGGAGATCGTGGCCCAGGTCGGAGTGGAGTCGATAATAAAAGCCCTCGACCTGAACCCCGACATAGTCCTTGCGGGCAGGGCCAACGACAACGCCTGCTTCGCGGCGGAGCCAGTGCGTCAAGGCTTCGACAAGGGGCTCGCCCTTCACGCCGGGAAGATACTTGAATGCGGCTCTGCGAGCGCGCTTCCCAAGCCCGGCTCAAAAATAATGAGGACTCCGATGATCGCGTCGCTCGAAGAGAACTCTTTCACCATAGAGCCCGCCACCGACGATTGGTACTGCACCGTCCGATCGGTATCGGGGCACGAGTTCTACGAGAGAACCCACCCTCAGATTCAGCTTGAACCGGGCGGCACGCTGGACATGTCCGCCTCCTTCAAGACCCGGGTGAACGACAGGAGCGTGAGAGTGGAAGGCTCTGCTTGGATCGACGACACGGAATCCTACAAGGTCAAGCTGGAGGGGGCAAGAAGAGTTGGCTTCAGAAGCCTTTTCATGACAACGGCCAGGGACCCGAACTTCATCCGCCAGCTCGACTATGTCTTCGACTTCACCAGGGAGAGGATCAGGGACAAGTTCGCGCCCATGGGGCTTGAGCTGGACAAGGACTATCATGTAATCTTCCGCGTTTACGGTAAAAATGCGGCGATGGGGCCCTATGAACCATTAGCGGCGCAGGTAGGTCACGAAGTCGGCTTGAGCATGGAAATAGTCGCCCCGACGCAGGAAATGGCCCACGAGATCGCCTACTTTGGAAAGTACGGCCTGGTATGGTGCAACTACCCGGGCAGGACGACCATCTCCGGGAACGTGGCGTACGTCTATTCGCCGAGCATCGTCAACATCGAACCCGCCTACGAGCTTTCGGTTCATCACATCCTTCCCGTTCCGGCGGACCAGTCCCTGTTTCAGATAAAAATCACGGAGGTGGGCTAA
- a CDS encoding ABC transporter permease: MAYDDKKPLKSGKYKEIWRRFKKSKKGLAGLFIILVIFLVSLGADLIVPYNAAIKQSFTERLQPPSANHYFGTDGYGRDLFARVIHGSRNSLSLGFFSTFISIIIGTILGAAAGYWGGLLDNLIMRFLDTIKSIPPMMMALAIVAALGASFTNLLIAITVAQVPTFVRMVRSAVIGISGFEYTEAARAGGTRDMRIIHKHIIPNAMGVIIIQGTMSISAMILQAASLSFIGMGIQPPSPEWGAMLSEAREYMRVAPYFMFFPGIAIILSALSINLLGDGLRDALDPRLKS, from the coding sequence ATGGCTTACGATGATAAAAAGCCCCTGAAGAGCGGCAAGTACAAGGAGATTTGGCGTCGCTTCAAAAAGAGTAAAAAAGGCCTGGCAGGATTGTTTATAATCCTCGTGATTTTTCTGGTATCCCTGGGCGCCGACCTGATAGTGCCCTACAATGCAGCCATAAAGCAATCCTTCACCGAAAGACTTCAGCCCCCTTCGGCGAACCACTATTTCGGCACCGACGGCTATGGCCGTGATCTGTTCGCCCGGGTTATCCACGGAAGTCGCAACTCCCTGTCGCTGGGTTTCTTTTCAACCTTCATCTCGATAATCATCGGCACAATACTTGGAGCAGCGGCAGGCTACTGGGGAGGGCTGCTGGACAACCTGATAATGCGTTTTCTCGACACGATAAAATCCATCCCTCCCATGATGATGGCTCTCGCCATAGTGGCGGCCCTCGGGGCCAGCTTTACAAACCTCTTGATAGCAATAACCGTCGCACAGGTCCCCACGTTCGTCCGGATGGTCCGTTCGGCCGTCATAGGCATCTCCGGGTTCGAGTACACAGAGGCGGCGCGAGCCGGCGGTACGAGGGACATGCGCATAATACACAAGCACATCATACCCAATGCGATGGGAGTCATAATCATCCAGGGGACGATGAGCATCTCGGCGATGATCCTTCAAGCCGCAAGCCTGAGTTTCATCGGCATGGGGATACAGCCGCCCTCCCCGGAGTGGGGAGCGATGTTGTCCGAGGCGAGGGAATACATGAGAGTCGCCCCCTATTTCATGTTCTTCCCCGGTATCGCCATCATTCTCTCGGCACTTTCGATCAACCTGCTCGGCGACGGGTTGCGGGATGCGCTTGATCCGCGCCTGAAATCCTAG
- a CDS encoding DUF4387 domain-containing protein, giving the protein MKLRELAPVIRSKNAGPFWYTIDVIFDNAEIYNAVKESKIITRELIAERYNNIDVDKVSEIIFFDEGRGFKVNIRRPYSSGSPYDYDVLGMNQHAPMLDIDIPFHRVCPGATGKN; this is encoded by the coding sequence ATGAAACTTCGAGAGCTGGCCCCGGTCATAAGGTCGAAAAACGCGGGCCCTTTCTGGTACACGATAGACGTGATCTTTGACAACGCTGAAATCTACAACGCCGTGAAAGAGTCAAAAATAATAACCAGGGAGCTCATCGCGGAGAGATACAACAACATTGACGTCGACAAGGTCAGTGAGATCATCTTCTTTGACGAGGGCAGGGGTTTCAAGGTGAACATTCGAAGGCCATACAGCTCCGGCAGCCCCTACGACTACGATGTGCTGGGGATGAACCAGCACGCCCCCATGCTCGACATAGACATACCTTTTCACAGGGTATGCCCGGGCGCGACGGGCAAGAATTAG